The Paraburkholderia caffeinilytica genome segment GCCATGACCGCGGCGACACGGCGGCCGAGACCGATATCCGCGAAAATTTCCTGACGGTTCTTGTTACCCGTCCACTGCACGAGCTTTTCCCACGCTTCCGGCGTGACGTCCGACAGCGCCAGCCCGTAGCCCTTCAGCGCCTGGTCGACGAGACGCTCGCCGAGCTGCACGGATTCGTTCAGACGCATGGTCTTCAGATAGTGGCGGATCGCCGAACGCGCCTTGCCGGTCCGGACAAAACCCAGCCAAGCTGGATTCGGCTTCGAATAGGGCGCCGTAATGACTTCGACGATATCGCCGCTCTTCAACTCGGTACGCAGCGGCAGCAGTTCGTTATTGATCTTCACCGCGACGCACTGGTTGCCCAGATCGCTGTGGATCGAATACGCGAAGTCGAGCGCGGTGGCGCCGCGCGGCAGCGCCATGATCTTCGACTTCGGCGTGAACACGTAGACCGCATCCGGGAACAGATCGATCTTGACGTGTTCCAGGAATTCGCTCGAGTCGCCCGCTTCGCTCTGAATGTCGAGCAGCGACTTGAGCCACTGGTGCGCGCGTTTCTGCACGTCGTTCAGATCCGCGCCGCCGTTCTTGTACAACCAGTGCGCAGCGACACCCGCTTCGGCGATTTCGTGCATCTTGCGCGTGCGCACCTGGAACTCGATCGGCGCGCCGAACGGGCCGACCAGCGTGGTGTGCAGCGACTGATAGCCGTTCACCTTCGGGATCGCGATGTAATCCTTGAACTTGCCCGGCACCGGCTTGTAGAGCGCATGCAGCGCGCCGATGCAGGTGTAGCACTCGAGCGCGCTTTCGACCACCACACGGAAGCCGTACACGTCGAGCACCTGCGAGAACGACAACTGCTTGTCGCGCATCTTCTTATAGATGCTGAAGATGGTTTTCTCGCGGCCGGTGACTTCGGCGTCGAGCTTCGCGTCGGCAATCGCGCGCTGCACCGATTCCAGAATCTTGCCGACCACTTCCCGCCGGTTGCCGCGCGCGGCCTTGACGGCTTTTTCGAGCGTGGCGTAGCGATGCGGGTTGAAGTTCGCGAAGCTCAGATCCTGCAGTTCGCGATAGGTATTGTTCAGGCCAAGCCGGTGCGCGATCGGCGCGTAGATGTCCAGCGTCTCGCGCGCCACCCGGCGGCGCTTTTCATGCGGCACCGCGCCCAGCGTGCGCATGTTGTGCAGCCGGTCGGCGAGTTTGACCAGAATCACGCGGACGTCGCGCGCCATCGCGAGCAGCATCTTGCGGAAGTTTTCCGCCTGCGCCTCTTCGCGATTGCGAAACTCCATCTTGTCCAGCTTCGACAACCCGTCG includes the following:
- a CDS encoding RelA/SpoT family protein, with the translated sequence MSATPPTATEVEHDADSPSSARKYIDAVLEQSFRHLFGPTATPEQPRRHDVVSIAKLTSVLSGYLQPEEIKDIKAAFHFSDEAHLGQYRQSGEPYITHPVAVAEICAGWNLDDQSIMAALLHDVMEDQGVTKAELAERFGAKVAELVDGLSKLDKMEFRNREEAQAENFRKMLLAMARDVRVILVKLADRLHNMRTLGAVPHEKRRRVARETLDIYAPIAHRLGLNNTYRELQDLSFANFNPHRYATLEKAVKAARGNRREVVGKILESVQRAIADAKLDAEVTGREKTIFSIYKKMRDKQLSFSQVLDVYGFRVVVESALECYTCIGALHALYKPVPGKFKDYIAIPKVNGYQSLHTTLVGPFGAPIEFQVRTRKMHEIAEAGVAAHWLYKNGGADLNDVQKRAHQWLKSLLDIQSEAGDSSEFLEHVKIDLFPDAVYVFTPKSKIMALPRGATALDFAYSIHSDLGNQCVAVKINNELLPLRTELKSGDIVEVITAPYSKPNPAWLGFVRTGKARSAIRHYLKTMRLNESVQLGERLVDQALKGYGLALSDVTPEAWEKLVQWTGNKNRQEIFADIGLGRRVAAVMAKRIEVLMSGRDADDDGSRDGTASHAPPVVITGTEGMSVQLSACCRPIPGDDIMGYIGIGLGMAIHTTDCRVAQRIHRRDPGRWIDVAWAPQPGRLFDVAVKVLVKNTKGVFARVAADITSADANIVHIAMDEDLSQESTVLRFVIQVSDRVHLANVMRRVRTNPDVMRIARERPSEEGHHRHDGGMRIDRERADY